A region from the Hypericibacter adhaerens genome encodes:
- a CDS encoding FAD-dependent oxidoreductase — protein sequence MTDLRLAHDLAFEDLYRPEGLARIDRLFLESLQADLRGKLEAARANPSALAAKAESELLLAVAPHLEDFLATLFGIEAEVRALAERHNKLAPLFLCKRLFVQRRALKGAKPEELASLDADALLKDLGLAVSPFDELAFANAVQGWQADEAAHADKLEKAARYAAWATLTEAGKARHRKGVLFKQPRKLDHLHLVPLHASQSHPARALELGAEGHPRHREGFALTDKGTDLIGALDQANYCIFCHNQGKDSCSKGLKEKDGSFRKSPFNVTLAGCPLEEKISEMHTLKADGVALGALAIAVTDNPMIAGTGHRICNDCMKACIYQKQDPVDIPQAETRTLKDVLDLPWGFEIYSLLTRWNPLNLRVPVAKPASGRKVLVAGLGPAGYTLSHHLLNQGHLVVAVDGLKIEPLPAEISGVDARGARVPFKPVRDVTSLYEALDARVMAGFGGVAEYGITVRWDKNFLKLIRLLLERRASFAMFGGVRFGGTVTLDQAFEMGFDHVALALGAGKPTILDMPNGLAPGVRQASDFLMALQLTGAARAESIANLQIRLPVVVIGGGLTAIDTATEALAYYPVQVEKFLQRYETLAAERGEAEIRRRWSPAEIETADEFIAHARAIRAEREAAKREGRAPELVKLIDGWGGVTMAYRRRLIDSPSYTLNHEEVEKALEEGIRFAENLTPSEIVVDKFGLTHAIRFKRGEGDEIELPARAVLVAAGTKPNTVLAREDRENFGVDGSYFQAVDETGAPVRPERLAKPASVRVLQQFRPDGRSVSFFGDLHPSFAGNVVKAMASAKQGWPVVNAALMKLPAAPSGGEAAFLASLNRRLRATVHQVHRLTPTIIEVVVQAPQAAGNFEPGEFYRLQNYEANAYRTDGTLLAMEGLALTGAWVDKEKGLVGLIALEMGGSSDLCMMMKPGEPVILMGPTGSPTETPADETVLLVGGGLGNAVLFSIGRALRAVGSRVLYFAGYKKLVDRYKIEDIKAAADVVVWCSDEAPGFTPDRPQDRAFVGNIVAAMTAYGEGKLGEPSIHLRDVDRIVAIGSDGMMAAVGRARHGVLQPFLKPSHQAIASINSPMQCMMKEICAQCLQTHIDPSTGDRYAVFTCFNQDQPIDQVDFKGLRERLSQNGTQEKLTAQWIDRCLKRLSLRAAAE from the coding sequence ATGACCGACCTCCGCCTCGCCCACGACCTCGCCTTCGAGGATCTCTACCGCCCGGAAGGCCTGGCCCGGATCGACCGGCTGTTCCTCGAGAGCCTCCAGGCCGATCTCAGGGGCAAGCTCGAGGCGGCGCGCGCCAATCCGTCGGCGCTGGCGGCGAAGGCCGAATCCGAGCTGCTGCTGGCGGTGGCGCCGCATCTCGAGGATTTCCTGGCGACGCTCTTCGGCATCGAAGCCGAGGTGCGGGCGCTGGCCGAGCGCCACAACAAGCTGGCGCCGCTCTTCCTCTGCAAGCGGCTCTTCGTGCAGCGCCGCGCGCTCAAGGGGGCGAAGCCCGAAGAGCTGGCGAGCCTCGATGCCGACGCGCTGCTGAAGGACCTGGGCCTCGCGGTCTCGCCCTTCGACGAGCTCGCCTTCGCCAATGCGGTGCAGGGCTGGCAGGCCGACGAGGCGGCCCATGCCGACAAGCTCGAGAAGGCCGCGCGCTACGCCGCCTGGGCGACCCTGACCGAGGCCGGCAAGGCGCGCCACCGCAAGGGCGTGCTCTTCAAGCAGCCGCGCAAGCTCGACCATCTGCATCTGGTGCCGCTCCATGCCTCGCAGAGCCATCCGGCCCGTGCGCTGGAGCTCGGCGCCGAAGGCCATCCGCGCCACCGCGAGGGCTTCGCCCTCACCGACAAGGGCACCGACCTGATCGGCGCGCTCGACCAGGCCAACTACTGCATCTTCTGCCACAACCAGGGCAAGGACAGCTGCTCGAAGGGCCTCAAGGAAAAGGACGGGAGCTTCAGGAAGAGCCCGTTCAACGTCACGCTCGCCGGCTGCCCGCTCGAGGAGAAGATCTCCGAGATGCATACGCTCAAGGCCGACGGCGTGGCCCTGGGGGCGCTCGCCATCGCGGTCACCGACAATCCGATGATCGCCGGCACGGGGCACCGCATCTGCAACGACTGCATGAAAGCCTGCATCTACCAGAAGCAGGACCCGGTCGATATCCCGCAGGCCGAGACCCGCACGCTGAAAGACGTGCTCGATCTGCCCTGGGGCTTCGAGATCTACAGCCTGCTCACGCGCTGGAACCCGCTCAATCTGCGCGTGCCGGTGGCCAAGCCCGCCTCGGGCCGCAAGGTGCTGGTGGCGGGGCTGGGGCCCGCCGGCTATACGCTCTCGCACCACCTGTTGAACCAGGGCCATCTCGTGGTGGCGGTGGACGGGCTCAAGATCGAGCCGCTGCCGGCGGAGATCTCCGGCGTCGACGCCAGGGGCGCCCGCGTCCCCTTCAAGCCGGTGCGCGACGTGACCTCGCTCTACGAGGCGCTCGATGCGCGCGTGATGGCGGGCTTCGGCGGGGTCGCCGAATACGGCATCACGGTGCGCTGGGACAAGAACTTCCTGAAGCTGATCCGGCTGCTGCTGGAGCGCCGCGCGAGCTTCGCCATGTTCGGCGGCGTGCGCTTCGGCGGCACCGTCACGCTCGACCAGGCCTTCGAGATGGGCTTCGACCATGTGGCGCTGGCGCTCGGCGCCGGCAAGCCCACCATTCTCGACATGCCGAACGGCCTGGCTCCGGGCGTGCGCCAGGCCTCGGACTTCCTGATGGCGCTGCAGCTCACCGGGGCCGCGCGCGCGGAATCGATCGCCAACCTGCAGATCCGCCTGCCGGTGGTGGTGATCGGCGGCGGCCTGACCGCGATCGACACCGCGACCGAGGCGCTCGCCTATTACCCGGTGCAGGTCGAGAAGTTCCTCCAGCGCTACGAGACGCTGGCGGCCGAGCGGGGCGAGGCCGAGATCCGCCGCCGCTGGAGCCCGGCCGAGATCGAGACCGCCGACGAGTTCATCGCCCATGCCCGCGCCATCCGCGCCGAGCGCGAGGCGGCGAAGCGCGAGGGCCGCGCGCCCGAGCTGGTGAAGCTGATCGACGGCTGGGGCGGCGTCACCATGGCCTATCGCCGCCGCCTGATCGATTCGCCGAGCTACACCCTCAATCACGAGGAGGTGGAGAAGGCGCTCGAGGAGGGCATCCGCTTCGCCGAGAACCTGACGCCCAGCGAGATCGTGGTCGACAAGTTCGGCCTGACCCACGCCATCCGCTTCAAGCGCGGCGAGGGCGACGAGATCGAGCTGCCGGCGCGCGCCGTGCTGGTCGCGGCCGGCACCAAGCCCAACACCGTCCTGGCGCGCGAGGATCGCGAGAATTTCGGCGTCGACGGCTCCTATTTCCAGGCGGTGGACGAGACGGGCGCGCCTGTGCGCCCCGAGCGGCTGGCAAAGCCCGCGTCCGTGCGCGTGCTGCAGCAGTTCCGCCCCGACGGGCGGAGCGTCAGCTTCTTCGGCGATCTCCATCCCTCCTTCGCCGGCAATGTGGTGAAGGCGATGGCCTCGGCGAAGCAGGGCTGGCCGGTGGTGAACGCGGCATTGATGAAACTGCCGGCGGCACCGTCGGGCGGCGAGGCGGCGTTCCTCGCTTCGCTCAACCGCCGGCTCCGCGCCACGGTGCATCAGGTCCACCGCCTGACGCCGACCATCATCGAGGTGGTGGTCCAGGCGCCGCAGGCCGCGGGCAATTTCGAGCCGGGCGAGTTCTACCGGCTGCAGAACTACGAGGCCAATGCTTACAGGACCGACGGCACGCTGCTGGCGATGGAGGGCCTGGCGCTCACCGGCGCGTGGGTCGACAAGGAGAAGGGCCTGGTCGGGTTGATCGCGCTCGAGATGGGCGGCTCCTCGGACCTCTGCATGATGATGAAGCCGGGCGAGCCGGTGATCCTGATGGGGCCGACCGGCTCGCCGACCGAGACGCCGGCCGACGAGACCGTGCTCCTGGTGGGGGGCGGGCTCGGCAACGCCGTGCTGTTCTCGATCGGCCGCGCCTTGCGCGCCGTCGGATCGCGCGTGCTCTATTTCGCCGGCTACAAGAAGCTGGTCGACCGCTACAAGATCGAGGACATCAAGGCCGCGGCGGATGTCGTGGTCTGGTGCTCGGACGAGGCGCCGGGCTTCACGCCCGACCGGCCGCAGGACCGCGCCTTCGTCGGCAACATCGTCGCCGCCATGACCGCCTATGGCGAAGGCAAGCTCGGCGAGCCCAGCATCCATCTGCGCGACGTCGACCGCATCGTCGCCATCGGCTCGGACGGGATGATGGCGGCGGTGGGCCGCGCCCGCCACGGCGTGCTCCAGCCCTTCCTCAAGCCCTCGCATCAGGCGATCGCCTCGATCAACTCGCCGATGCAATGCATGATGAAGGAGATCTGCGCCCAG
- the speB gene encoding agmatinase: MPALHRVPNAMKPTFSTRPSFLGVANESPTADYVVAGIPFDIGTTHRAGSRFGPMAIRAISRMLVDGANPQNWHNPQKLDLADVGDFDIALGDTEKSMALIEQQAAKIGHLITLGGDHSIALPLLRAASKRHGGPLGLVHFDAHVDTWPDSFGQPYGHGSCFYHAINEGIVDPARMIQIGIRSPLGRDVYDWTVGKGVRIISAEEAHEMGPAHVAEAILERTGKGKSYLTFDIDCIDPSQAPGTGTPEIGGLTTLEVRAILMRLAPVDFVGMDIVEVAPPYDVAEITALAGATVAWLYLSLQAQKRGIGP; encoded by the coding sequence TTGCCGGCGCTGCATCGGGTCCCGAACGCCATGAAGCCGACCTTCTCCACGCGCCCGAGCTTTCTCGGTGTCGCCAACGAATCCCCGACCGCGGACTATGTCGTCGCGGGGATCCCGTTCGACATCGGCACGACGCACCGCGCGGGCTCGCGCTTCGGCCCGATGGCGATCCGCGCCATCAGCCGCATGCTGGTGGACGGCGCCAATCCGCAGAACTGGCACAACCCGCAGAAGCTCGATCTCGCCGATGTCGGCGATTTCGACATCGCGCTGGGCGACACCGAGAAGAGCATGGCGCTGATCGAGCAGCAGGCCGCCAAGATCGGGCACCTGATCACGCTGGGCGGCGACCATTCGATCGCGCTGCCCTTGCTGCGCGCGGCTTCCAAGCGCCATGGCGGGCCGCTGGGCCTGGTGCATTTCGACGCCCATGTCGATACCTGGCCCGACAGCTTCGGCCAGCCCTACGGCCATGGCTCCTGCTTCTATCACGCGATCAACGAGGGCATCGTCGATCCCGCGCGCATGATCCAGATCGGTATCCGCTCGCCGCTCGGCCGCGACGTCTATGACTGGACCGTGGGCAAAGGCGTGCGGATCATCTCGGCCGAGGAAGCGCATGAGATGGGCCCGGCCCATGTGGCCGAGGCGATCCTCGAGCGCACCGGCAAGGGCAAGAGCTACCTGACCTTCGACATCGACTGCATCGATCCGAGCCAGGCGCCGGGCACCGGCACGCCCGAGATCGGCGGCCTCACCACGCTCGAGGTCCGCGCCATCCTGATGCGCCTGGCGCCGGTCGACTTCGTCGGCATGGACATCGTCGAGGTGGCGCCGCCCTACGACGTCGCCGAGATCACGGCGCTCGCCGGCGCCACCGTGGCCTGGCTCTATCTCAGCCTCCAGGCGCAGAAACGCGGCATCGGCCCCTAG
- a CDS encoding Coenzyme F420 hydrogenase/dehydrogenase, beta subunit C-terminal domain, with amino-acid sequence MPNTDLTLDEIVRNGLCIGCGLCQSIAGPQRVRLVMTESGGERPVASVALDDATLHRINETCPGTRIEGADAARLPANEQVDPIWGPWSRMVIGYAGDPAIRDQGSTGGVLTALGRYLVESGEVDFILHVAASREAPMRSRRQISFDAAQVLEGAGSRYGPAAPLVDFLAILDRNRPFAFIGKPCDVNAVRNLARQDPRVDRLMKYALTFVCGGASDLGKSEEVLRQLGLTEAELTLFRYRGFGNPGPTRLETKDGRAFEITYPEMWADEAGWRIQPRCKICPDAIGEGADIAASDCWPGGGPTGEDEGFNGILVRTQAGARLFEAALRAGALAIDREIGPRDMDVFQPHQVRKKRAVWARLAGMAAAGMATPRVTGLRIEELARENGLAQNLAEARGSRRRAKAGRLGEPAPEPRAGG; translated from the coding sequence ATGCCAAACACCGATTTGACGCTCGACGAGATCGTGCGCAACGGGCTCTGCATCGGCTGCGGCCTGTGCCAGAGCATCGCCGGTCCGCAGCGCGTCCGGCTGGTCATGACCGAGAGCGGCGGCGAGCGGCCGGTTGCGTCCGTCGCGCTCGACGACGCGACCTTGCATCGCATCAACGAGACCTGTCCGGGCACGCGCATCGAGGGCGCCGATGCGGCGCGCCTGCCGGCGAACGAGCAGGTCGATCCCATCTGGGGCCCCTGGTCGCGCATGGTGATCGGCTATGCCGGCGATCCCGCCATCCGCGATCAGGGGTCGACCGGCGGCGTGCTGACGGCGCTGGGGCGTTATCTGGTCGAGAGCGGCGAGGTCGATTTCATCCTGCATGTGGCGGCCTCGCGCGAGGCGCCGATGCGCAGCCGCCGCCAGATCAGCTTCGATGCGGCGCAGGTGCTGGAGGGCGCCGGCTCGCGCTACGGCCCCGCGGCGCCGCTGGTCGACTTCCTCGCGATCCTCGACCGGAACCGGCCCTTCGCCTTCATCGGCAAGCCCTGCGACGTCAATGCGGTGCGCAATCTGGCACGGCAGGATCCGCGCGTGGATCGGCTCATGAAATATGCGCTCACCTTCGTCTGCGGCGGCGCGTCCGATCTCGGCAAGTCCGAGGAGGTGCTGCGCCAGCTCGGCCTGACGGAGGCAGAGCTGACGCTGTTCCGCTATCGCGGCTTCGGCAATCCGGGGCCGACGCGCCTCGAGACGAAGGACGGGCGCGCGTTCGAGATCACCTATCCGGAGATGTGGGCCGACGAGGCGGGCTGGCGCATCCAGCCGCGCTGCAAGATCTGTCCCGACGCGATCGGCGAGGGCGCCGACATCGCGGCTTCCGATTGCTGGCCCGGCGGCGGGCCCACGGGCGAGGATGAAGGCTTCAACGGCATCCTGGTGCGCACGCAAGCCGGCGCCCGGCTGTTCGAGGCGGCGCTGCGAGCGGGCGCCCTCGCCATCGATCGAGAGATCGGGCCGCGCGACATGGATGTCTTCCAGCCGCACCAGGTCCGCAAGAAGAGGGCGGTCTGGGCGCGGCTTGCCGGCATGGCGGCGGCCGGCATGGCGACGCCGCGGGTGACGGGCCTGCGGATCGAGGAACTCGCCCGCGAGAACGGCTTGGCCCAGAACCTCGCCGAGGCGCGCGGCAGCCGCCGGCGGGCGAAGGCCGGGCGCCTGGGCGAGCCGGCCCCCGAACCGCGCGCCGGCGGGTGA
- the hutH gene encoding histidine ammonia-lyase: protein MSQTFTLHPGRLSLADLRGLEGGGVSIALDAAAGPAIEASVETVRAVIRERRTVYGVNTGFGSLARTRIADAELAELQRRLVLSHAAGTGPALPDRVVRLVLVLKANGLARGHSGVRREAIEMLLKLYAAEALPVIPAKGSVGASGDLAPLAHMTAAMIGQGEIKLAGEVMPAEAALSALGLKPLALEAKEGLALLNGTQVSTALAAAALLEAERLFQAALVSGSLSVDAAAGSDVPFDPRIQAVRGQPGQIEVAKLYRTILAESEIRRSHLDCDRVQDPYSLRCQPQVMGAALDMLRFACGAVEREMNAVSDNPLVFAEEGEILSGGNFHAEPVAMAADAAAIALAEIGSITERRIALLTDARMSGLSAFLVPEPGLNSGFMIAHVTAAALASENKGLAHPASVDSLPTSANQEDHVSMATWGARRLHEIAGNVAAIVAIELLAAAQGVEMRRPLKTSPTLETILAAIRKKAAFWDQDRAMAPDIEAIRSLIEAGAFREASGFRLF, encoded by the coding sequence ATGTCCCAGACCTTCACGCTCCATCCCGGCCGTCTCTCCCTTGCCGATCTGCGGGGCCTCGAGGGCGGCGGTGTTTCGATCGCGCTGGATGCGGCCGCGGGCCCCGCGATCGAGGCCTCGGTCGAGACCGTCCGCGCGGTGATCCGCGAACGCCGCACCGTCTATGGCGTCAATACCGGCTTCGGCAGCCTGGCGCGCACGCGCATCGCCGATGCCGAGCTCGCCGAGCTGCAGCGCCGCCTGGTGCTGAGCCATGCGGCGGGGACCGGTCCTGCGCTGCCGGACCGGGTGGTACGCCTCGTGCTGGTGCTCAAGGCCAACGGCCTCGCGCGCGGCCATTCGGGCGTGCGCCGCGAGGCGATCGAGATGCTGCTCAAGCTCTACGCGGCCGAGGCGCTGCCGGTCATTCCGGCCAAAGGCTCGGTCGGCGCCTCGGGCGACTTGGCACCGCTCGCGCACATGACGGCGGCGATGATCGGCCAGGGCGAGATCAAGCTCGCGGGCGAGGTCATGCCGGCCGAAGCCGCGCTCTCGGCCCTGGGGCTGAAGCCGCTGGCGCTCGAGGCCAAGGAAGGGCTGGCGCTCCTCAACGGCACGCAGGTCTCGACGGCGCTCGCCGCCGCGGCCCTGCTGGAGGCCGAGCGCCTCTTCCAGGCGGCGCTGGTCTCAGGCTCGCTCTCAGTCGATGCCGCCGCCGGCAGTGACGTGCCGTTCGATCCCCGCATCCAGGCGGTGCGCGGCCAGCCCGGCCAGATCGAGGTGGCGAAGCTCTATCGTACAATTCTTGCCGAGAGCGAGATCCGCCGCTCGCATCTCGACTGCGACCGGGTGCAGGACCCCTACAGCCTGCGCTGCCAGCCGCAGGTGATGGGCGCGGCGCTCGACATGCTGCGCTTCGCCTGCGGCGCGGTCGAGCGCGAGATGAACGCGGTCTCGGACAATCCGCTGGTCTTTGCCGAAGAGGGCGAGATCCTCTCCGGCGGCAATTTCCACGCCGAGCCGGTGGCGATGGCGGCGGACGCCGCGGCAATCGCGCTGGCCGAGATCGGCTCCATCACCGAGCGGCGCATCGCGCTCCTGACCGATGCGCGCATGAGCGGGCTTTCGGCCTTCCTGGTGCCCGAGCCCGGCCTCAATTCCGGCTTCATGATCGCCCATGTGACGGCGGCGGCGCTCGCCAGCGAGAACAAGGGCCTGGCCCATCCCGCCTCGGTCGACAGCCTGCCGACCTCGGCCAACCAGGAGGACCATGTCAGCATGGCGACCTGGGGCGCCCGCCGGCTCCACGAGATCGCCGGCAATGTGGCGGCGATCGTCGCCATCGAGCTTCTGGCGGCGGCGCAAGGTGTCGAGATGCGCCGCCCGCTCAAGACGAGCCCGACGCTCGAGACCATCCTGGCGGCGATCCGCAAGAAAGCCGCCTTCTGGGACCAGGACCGCGCCATGGCGCCCGACATCGAGGCGATCAGGAGCCTGATCGAGGCCGGCGCCTTCCGCGAGGCCTCGGGCTTCCGTCTGTTCTAG
- a CDS encoding corrinoid protein, producing MADDELDLNSLNDEELVQQMQDDLYDGLKEEIEAGVNILLGRKWTPYDVLTKALVEGMRIVGIDFRDGILFVPEVLLAANAMKAGMTILRPLLAETGAPKIGKMIIGTVKGDIHDIGKNLVAMMMEGAGFEVINLGINNPVENYLKAIEEHKPDIIGMSALLTTTMPYMKVVIDTLVEKGIRNDYIVLVGGAPLNEAFANSIGADAYCRDAAVAVETAKAFMAKRQGSAFAKRA from the coding sequence ATGGCCGACGACGAACTCGACCTAAACTCGCTCAATGACGAGGAGTTGGTCCAGCAGATGCAGGACGACCTCTATGACGGTCTCAAGGAAGAGATCGAGGCCGGGGTCAATATCCTGCTGGGGCGCAAATGGACCCCCTACGATGTGCTGACCAAGGCGCTGGTCGAGGGCATGCGCATCGTCGGCATCGATTTCCGCGACGGCATCCTGTTCGTGCCGGAGGTGCTGCTCGCCGCCAACGCCATGAAGGCGGGCATGACGATCCTGCGCCCGCTCTTGGCCGAGACCGGGGCCCCCAAGATCGGCAAGATGATCATCGGCACCGTCAAGGGCGACATCCACGACATCGGCAAGAACCTGGTCGCCATGATGATGGAAGGCGCCGGGTTCGAGGTTATCAATCTCGGCATCAACAACCCGGTCGAGAACTACCTCAAGGCGATCGAGGAACATAAGCCCGATATCATCGGCATGTCGGCGCTGCTCACCACGACCATGCCCTACATGAAGGTCGTGATCGACACGCTGGTCGAGAAGGGCATCCGCAACGACTATATCGTGCTGGTCGGCGGCGCGCCGCTCAACGAGGCCTTCGCCAACTCGATCGGCGCCGACGCCTATTGCCGCGACGCCGCCGTCGCCGTCGAGACCGCCAAGGCCTTCATGGCCAAGCGCCAGGGCTCGGCCTTCGCCAAGCGCGCGTAA
- a CDS encoding GlxA family transcriptional regulator: MFHRKPASLPERVGFFLVPQFAMLSFASALEPLRSANRLSGRSLYSWHILSKDGGPVLASNGIPMVPEASIEQVPPLDALIVCAGIDAHLYEDRAVFAWLRRMARRPIEIGAISLGAYVLARAGLLDGYRCTLHWENLSGFTEAFPELEVTSELFEIDRDRFTCSGGIAALDLMLQLIQREHGLDLAAAVSEQFIHERIRDRHDRQRMALPARLGVRHPKLLSVVKRMEETLEEPVSCADLAEGVKLSGRQLERLFRKYLGCTPTRYYLDLRLKHARLLLLQTDMSVLDVALAAGFVSASHFSKCYREQFGKTPRGERGGGRG, from the coding sequence ATGTTTCACCGCAAGCCCGCCAGCCTGCCGGAGCGGGTGGGGTTCTTCCTGGTGCCGCAATTCGCGATGCTGAGCTTCGCCTCGGCGCTCGAACCGCTGCGCAGCGCCAACCGGCTCTCGGGCCGCAGCCTCTATAGCTGGCATATCCTGAGCAAGGATGGCGGGCCGGTGCTCGCCTCGAACGGCATCCCCATGGTGCCCGAGGCCTCGATCGAGCAGGTGCCGCCGCTCGATGCGCTCATCGTCTGCGCCGGCATCGACGCGCATCTCTACGAGGACCGCGCCGTCTTCGCCTGGCTCCGGCGCATGGCCCGCCGGCCGATCGAGATCGGCGCCATCTCGCTCGGCGCCTATGTGCTGGCGCGCGCGGGGCTGCTCGACGGCTATCGCTGCACGCTGCATTGGGAGAATCTTTCGGGCTTCACCGAGGCCTTCCCCGAGCTCGAGGTGACCTCGGAACTCTTCGAGATCGACCGCGACCGCTTCACCTGCTCGGGCGGCATCGCGGCACTCGATCTCATGCTGCAGCTCATCCAGCGCGAGCACGGCCTCGATCTCGCGGCCGCCGTCTCCGAGCAGTTCATCCATGAGCGCATCCGCGACCGGCACGACCGCCAGCGCATGGCGCTGCCGGCCCGCCTCGGCGTGCGCCATCCCAAGCTGCTGTCGGTGGTCAAGCGCATGGAGGAGACGCTGGAGGAGCCGGTCTCCTGCGCCGACCTCGCCGAGGGCGTGAAGCTCTCGGGCCGCCAGCTCGAGCGGCTGTTCCGCAAATATCTGGGCTGCACGCCCACGCGCTACTATCTCGACCTGCGCCTCAAGCATGCGCGCCTGCTGCTGCTTCAGACGGACATGTCGGTGCTCGATGTGGCGCTGGCGGCGGGCTTCGTCTCCGCCTCGCATTTCTCGAAATGCTATCGCGAGCAGTTCGGCAAGACCCCGCGCGGGGAGCGCGGCGGGGGAAGGGGCTAG
- a CDS encoding Lrp/AsnC family transcriptional regulator, translating into MKSNKSPVGEVRLSAVDAQIIRCLNEDARISAAAIAERLDLPESTVRYRLGRLVKTGVIEFTAVPNPLHLGYQIWAILEIHAELARLRDIARELASRPEVYFVSITTGNYDILVGAVFRSNEEMLEFITAYLPRVPGIIRTTTSTVLDVVKRFLTFDVPGETEPPVKAPERRRGRKPAAPKAKAAKPR; encoded by the coding sequence ATGAAGAGCAACAAGTCCCCTGTGGGCGAGGTCCGTCTTTCCGCTGTCGATGCGCAGATCATTCGCTGCCTCAACGAGGATGCGCGCATCTCCGCTGCCGCCATCGCCGAGCGGCTCGATCTTCCGGAATCGACGGTGCGATACCGGTTGGGTCGGCTGGTGAAGACCGGTGTCATCGAGTTCACGGCCGTGCCGAACCCGCTGCATCTGGGCTATCAGATCTGGGCGATCCTCGAGATCCATGCCGAGCTGGCGCGGCTCCGGGACATCGCGCGCGAGCTGGCATCGCGGCCGGAGGTCTATTTCGTCAGCATCACGACCGGCAATTACGACATCCTGGTCGGCGCCGTGTTCCGCTCGAACGAGGAGATGCTGGAATTCATCACGGCCTATCTGCCGCGCGTGCCCGGGATCATCCGCACCACCACATCGACCGTGCTCGACGTGGTGAAGCGCTTCCTCACCTTCGATGTTCCCGGCGAGACTGAGCCTCCGGTCAAGGCGCCCGAGCGCCGGCGGGGGCGCAAGCCGGCGGCGCCGAAGGCGAAGGCGGCCAAGCCGCGATAG
- a CDS encoding SDR family NAD(P)-dependent oxidoreductase, with translation MDRDLFDLSGRVAVVTGAGRGLGRAISLGLAHYGADLVVVSRTAGEVESLAGEIQKTGRKAIAMAVDTGKKAEVETLAAKAKTLTGRVDILVNNAGVDFNQPALDYDEAEWDRIIGTNLKGYFLCAQAFGRFMVEQRAGSIIMNSSIYGQVGAADNLPYGASKGGVNQMTRMLAAEWAQHGVRVNAIAPGYMSRMSVAPGKKGPGEELERWVARRTPMGRRGKPEELVGPVVFLASDAASYVNGAILTVDGGWTAV, from the coding sequence ATGGACCGGGATCTTTTCGACCTTTCGGGACGCGTGGCGGTCGTGACGGGAGCCGGGCGCGGGCTCGGGCGCGCGATCTCGCTCGGTCTTGCGCATTACGGCGCCGACCTGGTGGTGGTGAGCCGCACCGCGGGCGAGGTCGAATCTCTTGCCGGCGAGATTCAGAAGACAGGACGCAAGGCGATCGCCATGGCGGTCGACACCGGCAAGAAGGCGGAGGTCGAGACGCTTGCCGCGAAGGCGAAGACGCTGACGGGCCGCGTCGACATCCTGGTCAACAATGCCGGCGTCGATTTCAACCAGCCCGCGCTCGATTACGACGAGGCGGAGTGGGACCGCATCATCGGCACGAACCTCAAGGGCTATTTCCTCTGCGCCCAGGCCTTCGGCCGGTTCATGGTCGAGCAGCGCGCCGGCTCGATCATCATGAACTCCTCGATCTACGGGCAGGTCGGCGCCGCCGACAATCTCCCCTATGGCGCCTCCAAGGGCGGCGTCAACCAGATGACGCGGATGCTCGCGGCCGAATGGGCGCAGCATGGCGTGCGCGTCAATGCGATCGCGCCCGGCTACATGAGCCGCATGTCGGTGGCGCCCGGCAAGAAAGGCCCCGGCGAGGAACTGGAACGCTGGGTGGCGCGCCGCACGCCGATGGGACGGCGCGGCAAGCCGGAGGAACTGGTGGGACCGGTGGTGTTCCTCGCCTCCGACGCCGCGAGCTACGTGAACGGCGCAATCCTCACGGTCGATGGCGGCTGGACCGCGGTCTAG